A part of Capsicum annuum cultivar UCD-10X-F1 unplaced genomic scaffold, UCD10Xv1.1 ctg2654, whole genome shotgun sequence genomic DNA contains:
- the LOC124890886 gene encoding 60S ribosomal protein L6-like: protein MAVKKFSRNANLNNGIGKFFCSKMFHKKGLWVIKKKKGGKFPTHPKSTGVVAPPSTTVIKPSKFYPADDVEKSLINEHKPKPTNLRASITPGTGLIILAGRFKKKRVVFLKQLVCSGLLLVSGLFKVNGVLLRRVNQAYVIATSTKVDVSGVKIDKIQWKFMLFLVFVVVDIVVAVHCQKKNGVAPEEGLCWLILKENIIVVPEEGLC, encoded by the exons ATGGCCGTCAAGAAATTCTCTCGTAACGCTAACCTAAACAACGGAATCGGCAAATTCTTCTGTTCCAAAATGTTCCACAAAAAGGGGCTTTGGGTTATCAAGAAGAAAAAGGGCGGCAAATTCCCCACCCACCCAAAATCCACCGGCGTCGTTGCTCCGCCCTCAACCACCGTCATCAAACCATCAAAATTCTACCCAGCTGATGACGTGGAAAAATCCCTCATCAACGAACACAAACCAAAACCCACAAACTTGAGAGCCAGTATTACACCTGGTACTGGTTTGATTATTCTAGCTGGgagatttaagaaaaaaagagttgtgTTCTTGAAACAACTTGTATGTTCTGGACTGTTACTTGTTAGTGGGTTGTTTAAGGTTAATGGGGTTTTATTAAGGAGAGTTAATCAAGCTTATGTTATTGCTACTTCAACGAAAGTGGATGTTAGTGGAGTTAAGATTGACAAGATTCAATGGAAGTTTATGTTATTCCTtgtctttgttgtggttgatattgTCGTTGCTgttcattgtcaaaaaaaaaatggtgttGCTCCTGAAGAGGGTCTTTGCtggttgatatt aaaagaaaatattattgttGTTCCCGAAGAGGGTCTTTGttga